The following coding sequences lie in one Manis javanica isolate MJ-LG chromosome X, MJ_LKY, whole genome shotgun sequence genomic window:
- the CYSLTR1 gene encoding cysteinyl leukotriene receptor 1 — protein MDGVGNLTVSSASNNTCNDTIDDFRNQVYSTLYSMISVAGFFGNGFVLYVLIKTYHEKSAFQEYMINLAVADLLCVCTLPLRVVYYVHKGIWLFGDFLCRLSTYALYVNLYCSIFFMTAMSFFRCIAIVFPVQNINLVTQKKARFVCVSIWIFVILTSSPFLMSTSYKDEKNNTKCFEPPQDNQAKNYVLVLHYVSLSVGFIIPFVIIIVCYTMIILTLLKNSMTKSLSSRKKAIGMIIVVTAAFLISFMPYHIQRTIHLHFLHNETKPCDSVLRMQKSVVITLSLAASNCCFDPLLYFFSGGNFRKRLSTFRKHSLSTVTYVPKKKASLPEKGEEIGT, from the coding sequence atggatggagttggaaaTCTGACAGTATCTTCTGCCAGTAATAATACATGCAATGACACTATTGATGACTTCCGCAATCAAGTATATTCCACCTTGTACTCTATGATCTCTGTTGCGGGCTTTTTTGGCAATGGCTTTGTGCTTTATGTTCTCATAAAAACATATCATGAGAAGTCAGCCTTCCAAGAATACATGATTAATTTAGCAGTAGCAGATCTACTGTGCGTGTGTACACTGCCTCTCCGTGTGGTCTATTATGTTCACAAAGGTATTTGGCTCTTCGGTGACTTTTTGTGCCGCCTCAGCACTTATGCCTTGTATGTCAACCTCTATTGTAGCATCTTCTTTATGACAGCCATGAGCTTTTTCCGCTGTATTGCAATTGTTTTCCCAGTCCAGAACATTAATTTGGTTACACAGAAAAAAGCTAGGTTTGTGTGTGTTAGCATTTGGATTTTTGTGATTTTGACCAGTTCTCCATTTTTAATGTCCACATCATACAAAGATGAGAAAAACAATACCAAGTGCTTTGAGCCTCCACAGGACAATCAAGCTAAAAATTATGTTTTGGTCTTGCATTATGTGTCATTGTCTGTTGgatttattattccttttgttaTTATAATTGTCTGTTACACAATGATCATTTTGACCTTACTAAAAAATTCAATGACGAAAAGCTTATCAAGTCGTAAAAAGGCTATAGGAATGATCATAGTTGTGACAGCTGCCTTTCTGATCAGCTTCATGCCATATCATATTCAACGCACCATCCACCTTCATTTTTTACACAATGAAACTAAACCCTGTGATTCTGTCCTTAGAATGCAAAAGTCAGTGGTCATAACCTTGTCTCTGGCTGCATCAAATTGTTGCTTTGACCCTCTCCTATATTTCTTTTCAGGGGGAAACTTTAGGAAAAGGCTGTCTACATTTAGAAAGCATTCTTTGTCCACTGTAACTTATGTACCCAAAAAGAAGGCCTCCTTGccagaaaaaggagaggaaataggTACATAG